The DNA window GCGCTGCTGAGGAAAATCCAGTCGCCAGAGGTGGCGGGCTTCTTTATCGGCAAGATCAATCGCGCCCATGAAGCCGGTATTGAGCTGACCATTGACGAAACCAGCCTGCTACCAGAAACCGACGATGCGGAAACTACCCACGTGCTGATCAGCGTGCTGGGCAATTTGATTGAAAATGCCATTGACGCTATCGATGGCGTAGAGGGACACGAGATCAACCTGAGCTTTCATCACAATGAGAATCACTTACACTGTATAGTCAGCGATGACGGCCCCGGTATCGATCCGGCTCTCGGCGCACGTATCTTTGAACAGGGTGTTTCAACCAAAGGGCCGGGGCGCGGTATTGGGCTGGCATTGATCCGCAGCAGCCTGGAAAAACTGGGCGGCAGCATTGACTTCGAATCTGAACCGGGTGAGCTAACCCAATTTTTTGTACATATCCCCTATCAGGCCAAGGGCTGAACCATGATTAACGTATTGATTATCGACGACGACCCGATGGTGGCGGAGTTAAACAAATACTACCTGAGCCAGGTGAGCGGCTTTCACTGCCTGGCGACGGTCGCCACCCTGGCACAGGCACGCGCACTGCTGGCCGACGCCGAAGTCAGTATCGATCTGGTGCTGCTGGATATCTATATGCAGCAGGAGAACGGACTGGACTTGCTGCCCGGCCTGCGCGAATTGGGTGAAAAAACCGACGTCATCATTATCTCTTCCGCCAGCGACGTGGATACGGTGCAACGCGCCCTGCATTACGGCGTGGTGGATTACCTGATCAAACCTTTCCAGTTTGGGCGTTTCAAAGAGGCGTTGAATAACTATCAGCAACAGTCGCAAATTCTGGCGCAGCGCGAATTCTCGCAGGGGGATGTGGACAGCCTGTTACGTCGCCAACCCGCCAGCACCGAAGGAAAAAAACTGCCGAAGGGGCTGACCAGCATCACGCTAAGTACGGTGTGTGAATGGATTGAGCAACAGCACGACGGGGAGTTTTCGACCGATAATCTGGCGAATGCCATCGGCATCTCGCGCGTTTCCTGCCGAAAATATCTGATTTATTTGGCGGAAAGCGGCATTTTGGGCACCCGTATTCTCTACGGCACCACCGGCAGACCGGTCTATCTTTATCAGTTGAAGCAGGACGCGATCGCCCTGCTGAAAGAGTATTGCCGCTAGCCGATATCCCCCGGAGCAGACCGGGGGGAGTCGCCGAGCATTATTTCGTTTTACGGATCAGACCAAAATCACGTAGTGCAACATACGGGTTCCAATATTCGCGGGCGCTGGCTATCTGCCCCTCATTGATGGTCACGATGGCGATAAACTGCTGATTATAATCGCCGCCGCTTTGTCTGATTTTACCGTCGCTGGTGTATTCAAATACATATACGCCTGGCTCAGCCGTCACGACTTTTTTCCAGCCTTTCCAGTCAGCGTATTTCAGATTACCCAGATATTCACTCATACCGGTAAAGTAGCGGGTCATGTTTTCACGCCCTTTGGAAGCCGTGGCAAAGAAGCCGAAGTCTTCTACCGGCGCATAAGGCAGTTCAAACACCCCCTGCGGCGTAAAGTATTTGGCCACGTTGGCCGGTTTTTCCGACCAGCCATTCAGGCTGCGCCAGTAAAATTCAGCGACGTCGTTAACGCTGTATCCCGGTTGCAGGTAATACAGCCCCTGCTTTTCGATAATATGATCGTTGGCCTGCGCGGACGCAGCCGCGCCCATCAGCCCCAGCAGGGCCGCTGAAAAGAGTCGTTTCATGTTATTGACCTTATTGAGGGTTACATACGAATAACGGCTTTAATGGTTTCACCGGATTGTGAGTCCGCCATCGCCTGGTTGATCTCATTCATGGCATAAAAACGGATAAGGCGATCGATCGGGAACCGCCCTTGCTGGAATAGCTGCGCCAGCATCGGGATAAACATCGCCGGTGCCGCATCGCCCATGATCGAGCCCTGCACCGTGCGGCCGCGAATAAAGTGCATAATGTCGAGCGGCAAAGATTCGCCCTCCGGCACCACGCCGGTCAGTACGCATTTGCCATTTTCCGCCAACACCCGCACCGCATCGGCCATGACGCCCGCGTTCCCGGCGGCTTCAACGCTGTAGTCCGCACCGCGTCCCTCGGTCAGTTGATTAAGCACTTCATCCACATTCGCCGTTTTCGGGTTGATCACCTCTGTAGCGCCCAACTCTTTGGCTAACGCCAGACGGTTCTCTTTAATATCCACCGCGACGATGTGGCCGCAACCCACCACCCGGGCTGCCATCACCGCCGCCAGGCCCACCGCGCCAAGACCAAAGACCACCAGCGTAGAACCCGCATGCGGCCGCAGAGTGTTCATCACGGCGCCCGCGCCGGTCATCAGTCCGCAGGCCAATGGCCCAAGGTATTCCAACGGGATCGCCTTATCGACAGGCACAATGCTGCTGACATTGACCACGGCATACTGCGCAAAAGAGGACTGACCGAAGAAATGGCTGTGCACATCGCCATTTTCATCATGCAGGCTGACCGAACCGTCGGTGCGCTGCGCCAGCCAGTTCAATGGCACATGTTGACGGCAATAGGTCGGCATGCCGATGCTACACTTGTCGCAGACGCCGCATGAGGCCAGCGACAGCACCACATGATCGCCGGGCGCCACCTTACTGACCCCGGCCCCGACCCGCACTACGACCCCGGCGCCTTCATGGCCGAGCACCACCGGTGCAGGCATCGATATAACGCCTTTGTGCGCGGCGATGTCGGTATGGCACAGGCCGGTCGCGACCAGTTTTACCAACACCTCATCGGCGCGGGGTTCTCCAAGCTGTAACTGTTTGAGGGAGAATCCCTCCGTCGCTTTTTCACTGACTGCTGCTGTTATTTCCATGTCATCTCCCACTGGCCCTGGTGCCGTTGTTTCGATGTGGGCAGTATAAGATGGGTTATTGGGTGTAAAAAGATGTCATACTCTGACTCACTGTTCTCAAATTAAGGACAATATGAATGCAGAAAGGCATCTTGAAGGACCTGAACGACCTCTATTATTTTGCCCAGGTCGCCCAATACGGCGGGTTCTCCGCCGCCAGCCGGGCGCTGGATATACCAAAATCCAAACTGAGCGCCCGCGTGCTGGCGCTGGAAAACCGTCTTGGCGTGTTGCTGTTTCAGCGTACTACCCGACGGGTCAAGCTAACGGAGACCGGTTCTTTGTTGCTGCGCCATGCGCAGGCGGCAATCAACGAGGCCGAGATCGCCCAGGAGCTGATCGACCAAAGCCGGGCTGAACCTTCCGGCCTGGTGCGCGTAAGCTGCCCGAAACTGGCCGCCGATGTCCTGCTTTCCCCCTGCCTGCCGGCTTTTATGGCCGCCAACCCCGGTATTCAGGTGCAGTTGCTGGCGAACGATAACCGCTTTGACCCGGTGACCGACAAGATTGATGTGGCGCTGCGTCTGCGCCAGCGCAAAGACATGAGTGAGGGTATGATTGCCCGTGAGCTGGGCCAAAGCGTGCGCATCCTGGTCGCCTCGCCGCAGTATCTGGCGCAGCACCCGTCGCTGACCGATCCGCAGCAATTGAGCGAACATGCGCTATTAACCCTGGTCGACGTTAGCGAACAGCAAACCTGGGATCTGGAAGGCCCCGATGGGGAAAAACGCGCGGTGCGTGTGCGCCCGCGGCTGATGTGCAGCGAATGGGGGATCCTCCGCGGTGCGCTTTATCAACACCTGGGTATTGCGCTGCTGCCGGATATCACCTGCCATCAGGCATTGATGCAGGGTGAGCTGGTGCGCGTATTACCGCAATGGGCCTGTGCGCCACTGATTATGCATGCGGTCTTTCCGACCCGGCGCGGTATGCTGCCTTCGGTACGCGCACTGGTGGATTTTTTGGCAATACAGGTACCGCCACTGCTGCTGAAAGGCGCGGTTAAATAGCACATCAACACCAGAATTTCTCTCCGCGTCAGGGCTCAACGATGATGTTTAAAGTCCGGGGAATTCATCCCCCGCCCCGGAGAGTGGCAAAGTTTGCCAGGCTGTTGTTTGTTTTTGCCACAGCGGTATTCGCCATACTGAGTTTTAAGCTGCTGCCGGTTCGCCTGCTCGGCGGCGGCATGCTGCCGTTCCAATTCAAGCGCCTTCTCATTGGCCGACGCCACGCCCTCGGCACTCCATACTTTATGTTTTAACCCGCTGCGCTTTTGCTGGTACTCCTCAGAGATTTTGTTATCCAGCGGCTGTGCGGCATGGTATTGCCAGTCAACCGACGCCTGTAATGAGAAGCAAGACCACTGCGCCACGCAGGCAAGAAAAATCCGTTTCACTGATAGACTCCCGATATTAAATTCACCTGTTGACTCAAAAAACTATCTTCTGGCTATGGCACTCTTTCCGACTAAAAACAGCGGCACAGGTGTTGCCCGACATTCACGCGGTAACATGGCGGACACCAGCGTTTTGCGTTCAAGGCGTATCGCGGCAAGCCGCGCCTGTTCCGAACGTAGTTGCTCTACGTACCACAGATGTTGCAACAGCCCGTTAAACCGTAACCGATAATCCACAGCGCTTTCCCCCGCCTCGAAGCCAGCGCGCTGAGCGTGCTTGTCGACAAACGAATAGCAACAAGAAGACGCCAACAGGGCGAGTGCCGCTGTCATCAAAGAGGTCAATTTCAAAAGCAAAAACTCCATTAGTGCCAGAGGTCAGCAACCGTTGATAAGCAGCGGTTGTTCTTCGCGCGGCAATGCCGATGGATGCGGTTCACTCGCGGCGGCAGCCTTGCCCCTCTGCCCTTTGCAGGCTTTACGCTGGGCCAGCGTATTGTCTTCGCTTTGCGTCGATAACAGAGGCCGCTGCTTCTCATTGCCCATCTCGTCCCACAAGCCATGAGCCACCTCTTTCAGTTTTTTGCGAAACAGCACCGAAGAGACGCCTTCATACTCCCGCTCATAACGCGTGGCGGAGGCCTGATGACACCAGGGCAACAATAAAAATATGAAAATGACGGGGATGCCTTTTTCCACAATAAACTCCTGTAATAAGGCCCATAATGGCGCTCACTCCCATTAAATAAAGAAATATATTCAGTGCCGTCAAAACAAACAATGCGAGGAAATAAAAACATTACCCAACAAACAATAAACCCTAATTAAACGAGTGCCATTGGGCTTATAATTCGCAGTCAAAATATATTTAGTGAATTAACGATCCCACAATTTTGACCAGTCGATGGTTCCGCCGATACTCGGCCCACTCTCGTTCAGTACTGCAGAAGCTGACTCTCCGGCGCTGATGCGCTGCCTTTGCTCGCGGGTAGCGGGCTTTGGCTTCTCCCAGCCGGCCCCTGAAGATGACAAACCGGGTTGAATATGGCTGCAACCACTCAGCATAATTAATAGTGCCGGGATCCATTGGCGTAAGTTCATATATCCTCCTTTAAAATAAACGTTATCGTTAACCGCAGTAAATAAAAAATTACTTTTTTTAGTTTAATAACCCGTATTGAACCACGGGCAAAGCAAGTGCAACCTCATTTAATTTAAATAAGGCCGCTAATAATTTAACGTAAAATAAACCTATCCAGGGTGTCGGTAATAAATATCAATTCGTATATTGACGATATGGCGTGCGGGGCACGCCACCGGGTTAGCCTTCGTTATCCGGTTGCCAGGCCAGAAGATCGCCAGGCTGGCAGTCGAGGATCCGGCAGATTTTGTCTAACGTTTCCAGTCTGACGCCCTTCACCTTGCCGTTCTTCAGCAGGGACAGATTTTGCTCGGTGATCCCCACCTGTTCCGCCAGCTCCTTCGAACGCATCTTCCTTTTGGCCAACATGACATCAAGACTTACTATTATCGCCACTCTATTCTCACACGAAAGAAAGCTGTTCTTCATTCAGCCGCAACGCTTCCAGAAATACCCGGCTAAACACCAGGATTGCGCAGCCTACGATCAGCGAGCGTACCGACTCGCTGTTGACGCCATAATAAATTATTAGCAGCATTTTTTCATTGGCCGTCAGTATCATCACTTGCAACATCCCGGCCAGCGAGGGGAAGAGCACGTCGACAATCAGCAGGATGCCGATGATCTGCAACAGCAGCATATTGTTGCGGTGCCACACGTTGCCGCGATAGAACTGGTAAAACAGCCCGGCGCCGCACAGCAGTGCGCTGTAATAAGGCACGTAGGCGAACATATCCAACAACAGGGTTGCCACCAGAGCCCAGCGCTGCTTCGGAACGGCATAGGCGTTCAGTTCCGGGTAATAGTCGCGGTAGGACGCCACGATGCTGTTGAACGCCTCGCCCTGCACCCAGCCCTGGACAATCATAAACATCTCCACGCCGGTGCTGACAATCAGCATCGTCATGATCAACAAACACAAGCAACGTACATAAAGCGGAAGGTGGATCCGTGGCACAGCGCCCATAACGAGTTCATCCATAAAAACAGCAATAAGTTATCGTAAAACGATAATTTATTGCTGTCAACGATCAACTGGACTGATGAGCTGTTGGGTGACAGGCGTAAAAAAGGCCGGAAGCCCGGCCCTTTTTCAATGCTCGACGGATTTAGACCAGCTCAACCACATCAAACTTAACTTCACCGCTGAGGTCGGCTTCGTAATCAACACCTTGCAGACCAAAACCGAACAGACGCAGGAACTCGGCCTTATAGCCCAGGTAATCGGTCAGTTCGTTGATGTTGTTATCGTTGATCTGTGCCCAGATTTCACGGCAGGTGTTCTGCACGTCGTCGCGCAGTTCCCAGTCGTCCAGACGCAGACGGTGCTTTTCATCGGTATCCGGTGCAGTGCCACTGTACAGCTTGGTGGCGAACAGACGCTGGATCTGCTCGATACAGCCTTCGTGGATCCCCTGAGCCTTCATGATTTTGAAGACGATGGAGATATACAGTGGCATTACCGGGATAGCGGAGGAAGCCTGAGTCACTACCGATTTCAGCACCGCAACGTAAGCCGCGCCGCCTTTGGCCTTCAGTTTCTGATCGATGGCCAGAGCCGCGCGATCCAAATCTTCTTTGGCCTTGCCCAGCGTACCGTGCCAGTAGATTGGCCAGGTCAGATCGGTACCGATGTAGGAGTAAGCCACTGCCTGCACGTTGTCCGCCAGCACGCCGGCCTCTTCCAGTGCGTCCATCCACAGCTGCCAGTCCTGGCCGCCCATCACCTTGACGGTATCAGCAATTTCTTGCTCGTTGGCCGGTTCAACCACGGCTTCAACCAGCACGTCTTTGTTGGTATCGAGCGCCACGGATTTGTACGGTTCGCCGATAGGTTTCAGCGCGGAGCGCACTACTTCACCGGTTTCCGGCATTTTACGCACTGGCGAAGCCAGCGAGTAAACCACCATGTCGATCTGGCCCATATCCTGTTTAATCAGGTCGATAACCGTTTGGCGGCATTCGTTGGAGAACGCATCGCCGTTAACGCTTTTCGCGTACAGACCTTCTTCTTTAGCTGCCTTGTCAAAACCAGCAGAGTTGTACCAGCCGGCAGAACCGGTTTTGGCTTCGCTGCCCGGCTTTTCAAAAAATACGCCGATGGTGGCTGCACCGCTGCCGAATGCGGCATTGATACGTGACGCCAGGCCGTAACCGGTGGAAGCACCGATCACCAGCACTTTTTTCGGGCCGTTTTTCAGTTCGCCACGTGACTTAACGTAGGCAATTTGCTCACGGACATTGGCTTCACAACCTGCCGGATGAGCGGTAGTGCAGATAAAACCACGAATTTTAGGTTTGATAATCATAGTAATTTTTTCTTGGTAGCTAAAAACCGAAGGACAATATACCTGATTTTCACAATATACTTAAGCTGGGTGCGTGGCAGAATCGCAACAAGTGCAGTGAACAGACCAGTTGTGCCAGTGAAAATCTTGTTACTGCGACAGGAACATGGGGATAGAAGCGAGAAACCCAGGGGAAGTTTTCAAGGCCAGGCGGTTGTGCGCCCAGCCCGATAAAACCACTCAGGCTTTATTCTTTTCCAACTGCTCAATCAACGTATAACGCAGTGAAGAAGCGTCGGCCGGCGGGTTTTCCACCTGCGTCACCTGCACTTTCAGGCGGTAGTTGTAGCCCGGTTCAAAAGTAAAACCTTCAATCCCGGTATAGAACAATCCCCACGGCTCTTGCGCGGAATGACGCACCTGCATGCACTTCATTGGGGCAACGCCCGTACAATTTACCAGCGCGCTGTTCACCAGCAACACTTCCGTATGGTTTCCGTCTTTATTCACGGGCTGACTCACTGTCGTTCCCTCCTGGCTGCAGCCGGCCAGACCGGCCAGGGCAACAAATAACAACGCTTTGATTTTCAATGTAATGCACCATTAAGTCTTTAGGTCTGGTGATAGTAACAAAGCTACGGCTGCTGGGGCCAGCGGCGTGTTCCGAATTTGGGGTAAATGGACCTGCCAGCAGAAACAATCAAGGCAATAAAGTACAAAATCGGACCCGCTATTGATTGCTCAAGCGGCTCGTTAAGACAAAAATAATGGCAAGCATTACCGTACACTCAACGCCGATTAATGCTGGCGGGTCATAGTGAACACTCCATGTAGCGGAATTTTACTCTCACCATGCCCCGTCAGCATTATCACCAAGATGCTGGGAGACCATCATATTAACTGAAACCTCAAACAATAATTTGATTGCTAATTTTTTTATTAAACCAAAGCAAACTCGGTGTTAATTCACCATTTGCTAACCACAACTTCTGGGTCTAAGTTTATGAAACCAATAATCCTAAAGGGGTTTTCCATGCGTTTACTTTCTTGCCTTTTCATCGCGAGTTCGATGGCTTTATTGTCGGGCTGTGCCAGCCAGCCGCAGGTGACCAGTGATTATGACCACAGCGCCAACTTCAGCCAATACCATACCTACGGTTTTGCTCCAGAGGCTGCAGGGCAATATCAAACCCTGACGGGTAAATACATTCAGACCGCGATTAAACAGCAGATGGAACAGCGCGGTTATAAGCCAAGCGCGACACCAGATCTGTTGGTCTACAGCAGCGCAATGAAACAAAACAAAGTGCAAGTGAACGATTCACCCGCACCGGTTGGCCGCTGGGGCTATGCCGGCTGGGGAGGTTATAATCAAACCGTTTGGAGCTATACCGAAGGCACCCTGACGGTCGACCTGGTAGACAGTAAGAAGAAACAGCTGGTTTGGCGCGGAACCGCCAGTAATACGTTGAACTCAGATGGTACACCGGCCAGCCAAACCCAAATTCAACAGGCGGTGACCGCGCTGTTTGCCACCTACTCTTTCCAGGCCGGCCCTGCAAGTCGCTGATTACTTTGCATTGACCAGAGCGGCAGCCCTATTTCGGTAAATAGGGCTTAATGCAGCTTATAAATTCAGGATCTTTACTCATAAAAAGCGCAGTGCTCTCTGGTCGTCTTGCCAGCACATGGATTTACTTCATTCCGCTACTGCTGTTATTTTGAAAAATGCTTCAAGACTGCGCTTTTGAATTCCACCTTCAGTGAAGTTATCGGGTGAAAGCCAACCTGATAGAGCCCTGTCTACCATTGGCCATTCTATATCGATAATAGATAACCAGTCCGTATCGCGGTTACGTTGTTTACGAGTCATCGCCTGACGAAAACGCCCTTCAAACGAGAATCCCAGCCTTTCAGCCGCCTTTCTGGATGCCACATTCAGTGAATCACAACGCCATGCAACCCGACGGTAGCCCAAAGAAAAGCTATTTTTGAGCAGCAGGTGAATGGCCTCTGTACCCATGGTGGTTCGTTGCATCAACGGTGACCAGGTAACATGGCCTATTTCTAGTGCGCCGTTAACTGGATCAATGCAGCTATAGCAGACCACGCCAACCGGGCGGCTACTTTTCATCTCCGTCACGGCCCAGGCAACCAGGCTACTGTCGTTAATTTTATTTTTAATCCAAAGCATCATTTCTTGCAGACAGGCAGGTTTCTCTGCACCAAGCCAGGTCCAGTCTCGGTCATCTGTTGCTAATGAAAATGCATCGAAAAGCGCTTCGCAATGACCGATTTCAAGCGGCGAAAGTTTGCAGTGCTGCCCGTTTAACTGGCTCAATTGCGGAAAGGATGCGGGCTGCCATTCAGGCAAGGGAAAGCCTACAGGCTGACCATATTTATTCGTATTCAACGAGCATTCACCTTCAGCAAAAGTCTGTTATGGCCAGCATACAGGACGCCGTACAAACCCAACAATAGACTTAAATAAAAGGGGAAGAGAATGCGTGATGCAGTGAGCGGTCGAATATCGAGGTTCTATTTCATCTAATAAATACTTTAAAATCAAACACACAAAAAAAGACCGAATACGATTCCTTTAACCGAAACCGGCATAATAACTTATTTAATTTCAATAAGATAAGACAATTATTGTTTGAAAAAACACCATCAGAGTCTTCACTAACTGTCTTTTACATTCAAATAGTTATCAAATATCTCGTTTTGATTCGAGAAAAATTCGAGTAGTTTTCTACCGTCATAATAATGACACCTGGTCATCATTATTTTTTCTCCCGCACCAGTGCGGCAGCATCTCGTAGAACACCTTTATAGAGAGTATTGCCGACAATTTTACGCTTCATCTCAAGAGAATCAGTTATGTTCTGGCGATTCACGTCCATGCCATTGGCTATCAGCTCGATCACCGCCACGCCAATCTCATTGGCTATAAATACAGCACGTTCTTCATCCTGTTGCATATGCACCCCTCCGGTTAATTTATGAGCAAATCATCATACAAGACTGATGATCAGGGACAATTCCATAGTTGTATGATCGTTTTCAGCGATCAATTATGCATAAATTGATCGGCAATACCCATTTGAATTGTGCTGCTATAAGAATGTACAGTCGAGGTCGTCAATCATGGCAAGGAGTTCATCGTGAACATGGTATTTTGCAAGGTGTGCGGACTCTGGATTGCAGAAACGGCTACTTGGATAAATGCTGAACCCGAATATTGTGATAAATGCAAGCCAGCATCGTTTTTAAAAAAGACAATAAACCGAATTTTGAAATTCACTTGTGCCATTTTTATTGGTCGCACAAAGAAAATGTAGACGCTCACCAACACTAGGGAGCCAAAAAAGAAACCCGCGCATAACGCGGGTTTTTCTTATTCTGGCGGCTGGGGCCAAACAATGTTAGGGGCAATCCCGGTGTCTACGCGATTCAATTGTACACGATACACCATCCATTCCTTTAGCTTGGCTAACTCATCATCCGTGGCTATATCGAGGTCTTTTGCATCCTGTAGAGGACTAATAGCTTTTGTTGTCGACTCAATGAGTTTGCTCTTTGTTTGCTGAGCCTGTGCTGACAGTTCAGCTTGAGAATAAGGTCTCGGTATGACTTTTTTACCGTCAAATACCCACCCGCCTAAAATGTCGCAGCCATCAGGCAAACTATCGACATCAACAACCGTAAAACCCACTGGGTAAAGTCGGGATACATCTTCGCTCATGCTACGAATAACTCCGGTATCGTTTTCTATAGCGAGACTGTATTTCTTGGTGAATTTCGGCAGGGAATCAAACCAATCCTTACCCGTATCATCTTTAAAGTATTGAACGCCGTTCCCAGCAAAATAGTCATCAGGGGTATAACGTTGTAGATTGACCAATTTCATTTTTAACCCTCAATAGTTTGCCAGTAGCCACTACGCCAAATTTGCAACGGGCGATAAAGCGCTACACCGCCCTGATTTCCTTCGTTGCCGTTACCGCCCGTCAGGACACATCCAGCCGGAGCCTCCACTAATCCGCCGTCCATCGTCATTGAGCCTTGAGCACCGCGCACCACGCGACTAATGGTATTGTTAAGCAGCCAATCACGCAGGTAGCCATCCCAAATAGGGCCGGAGATATTGCCGTCGCCATAGGCGCGACAGTCACCGTGATTCCATGTTATTTCACCACCAGCTTGAACTTCTCCTTCAGCCTTTATAGTGCCATTGACACCAAATCCTATACCTTCAGTTGAATCGTGGTCTAAGTACATTCCCCAAGTACCAGCCGTTGCCATATTCCACTGTAAAATCGAGTTTCGGGAACCAACACCAAAATTGACAGCTTCAATACTCCCTTGGCTCCCTCCCTGAGCTGCCCAAACAACGCTATTTGGTATAATTACCGAACCACTCGGTTCAAACATCCAATATGAGCCTTCGTTAGACGCATTAGCACCGGCGTGCAGCACCATTCTATGCCCATCATCGGTCGATTCAGAATAAAAACGCCCCTTCATTACATCCCCTGCCGCATTGGAAAAAATAAGTTGTGCGGTAGTGTCTTGCTCGCTATTTATCCTCACCCCGCCATCCTGGGCAGTAAATAAAGGTGCTGAGGTAGAGCCGGTAAGTGCGCCACCTGTTAATTTTAAATAGCGTTCATCTGATTCTTCCTTGGAATAAGCATCAACATCTGCAGCTGTGGGCTTATAGGCTGTGGTATATACGCGCTTCCATTTGATACCATTTGCCTGAATGCTTGAACTACCCACCCACGCAGCACCGGAATTGCTAACAGCAGCATAGGCTGTAGACGGGCCACCATCACAAGGCAAACTAATAACCCCAGTAACATCGGTGGTCGGAGTGTTTGCCGACGATCCATTTACCCGATAAATTTCGCCAATGTTGTTATAGGCATCATCTTTATGGTTTGAACCGCGACCTAAGCCAAAGGCACCTACCTCCATGACATTTCCGCTGGCAGTTCCCACATCGGCATCAGCAGCAGTACCCAACTTTACGTTCCCGGCAGCATCTGGGGCATGTAAGTTAACCGTTCTGACAGATCCAACATCAGTCGTCGGGTTTAATACAACAAACCGCTCTTCTTCTGCATTAAACACCGCGAGGAACGGATTCTTTGCAACAATGTCCCCCGAGCGTAATTGCGTATTACTCCCCTTGATCAGCGGGTAAGTCCCCAGTACACGGCCGCCCATTGTCAGTTGAAGAGTGCTTGCGCCCGTATTATTCTGAATCGGGTAAACAACGAGCGGCGCTCTTAACACCCAGTCAGTCGAACCATTCAAGAAATACGTCGCCGGCAGCGCTAGCGTTAATCCGTTCGCCGTACCACCGGCTACCGCAGAAGTGTAATGACCACTTTGCAGTTGCTCTATCTGAATGAACTGGTTTTCTGAACCGCGCGTCGCAAAGTTAGCGATCACATCATTAAGGGACCAGCCTTTAGCCGTCCCCTCCTGAC is part of the Serratia quinivorans genome and encodes:
- the dcuR gene encoding Transcriptional regulatory protein dcuR; the encoded protein is MINVLIIDDDPMVAELNKYYLSQVSGFHCLATVATLAQARALLADAEVSIDLVLLDIYMQQENGLDLLPGLRELGEKTDVIIISSASDVDTVQRALHYGVVDYLIKPFQFGRFKEALNNYQQQSQILAQREFSQGDVDSLLRRQPASTEGKKLPKGLTSITLSTVCEWIEQQHDGEFSTDNLANAIGISRVSCRKYLIYLAESGILGTRILYGTTGRPVYLYQLKQDAIALLKEYCR
- a CDS encoding Uncharacterized phzA/B-like protein PA3332, coding for MKRLFSAALLGLMGAAASAQANDHIIEKQGLYYLQPGYSVNDVAEFYWRSLNGWSEKPANVAKYFTPQGVFELPYAPVEDFGFFATASKGRENMTRYFTGMSEYLGNLKYADWKGWKKVVTAEPGVYVFEYTSDGKIRQSGGDYNQQFIAIVTINEGQIASAREYWNPYVALRDFGLIRKTK
- the xylB_1 gene encoding Aryl-alcohol dehydrogenase, with the protein product MEITAAVSEKATEGFSLKQLQLGEPRADEVLVKLVATGLCHTDIAAHKGVISMPAPVVLGHEGAGVVVRVGAGVSKVAPGDHVVLSLASCGVCDKCSIGMPTYCRQHVPLNWLAQRTDGSVSLHDENGDVHSHFFGQSSFAQYAVVNVSSIVPVDKAIPLEYLGPLACGLMTGAGAVMNTLRPHAGSTLVVFGLGAVGLAAVMAARVVGCGHIVAVDIKENRLALAKELGATEVINPKTANVDEVLNQLTEGRGADYSVEAAGNAGVMADAVRVLAENGKCVLTGVVPEGESLPLDIMHFIRGRTVQGSIMGDAAPAMFIPMLAQLFQQGRFPIDRLIRFYAMNEINQAMADSQSGETIKAVIRM
- the dmlR_1 gene encoding D-malate degradation protein R is translated as MQKGILKDLNDLYYFAQVAQYGGFSAASRALDIPKSKLSARVLALENRLGVLLFQRTTRRVKLTETGSLLLRHAQAAINEAEIAQELIDQSRAEPSGLVRVSCPKLAADVLLSPCLPAFMAANPGIQVQLLANDNRFDPVTDKIDVALRLRQRKDMSEGMIARELGQSVRILVASPQYLAQHPSLTDPQQLSEHALLTLVDVSEQQTWDLEGPDGEKRAVRVRPRLMCSEWGILRGALYQHLGIALLPDITCHQALMQGELVRVLPQWACAPLIMHAVFPTRRGMLPSVRALVDFLAIQVPPLLLKGAVK
- a CDS encoding Predicted transcriptional regulator, producing MKNSFLSCENRVAIIVSLDVMLAKRKMRSKELAEQVGITEQNLSLLKNGKVKGVRLETLDKICRILDCQPGDLLAWQPDNEG
- a CDS encoding Protein of uncharacterised function (DUF2975), whose product is MGAVPRIHLPLYVRCLCLLIMTMLIVSTGVEMFMIVQGWVQGEAFNSIVASYRDYYPELNAYAVPKQRWALVATLLLDMFAYVPYYSALLCGAGLFYQFYRGNVWHRNNMLLLQIIGILLIVDVLFPSLAGMLQVMILTANEKMLLIIYYGVNSESVRSLIVGCAILVFSRVFLEALRLNEEQLSFV
- a CDS encoding Putative reductase XOO0026, giving the protein MIIKPKIRGFICTTAHPAGCEANVREQIAYVKSRGELKNGPKKVLVIGASTGYGLASRINAAFGSGAATIGVFFEKPGSEAKTGSAGWYNSAGFDKAAKEEGLYAKSVNGDAFSNECRQTVIDLIKQDMGQIDMVVYSLASPVRKMPETGEVVRSALKPIGEPYKSVALDTNKDVLVEAVVEPANEQEIADTVKVMGGQDWQLWMDALEEAGVLADNVQAVAYSYIGTDLTWPIYWHGTLGKAKEDLDRAALAIDQKLKAKGGAAYVAVLKSVVTQASSAIPVMPLYISIVFKIMKAQGIHEGCIEQIQRLFATKLYSGTAPDTDEKHRLRLDDWELRDDVQNTCREIWAQINDNNINELTDYLGYKAEFLRLFGFGLQGVDYEADLSGEVKFDVVELV
- a CDS encoding ribosomal-protein-L7/L12-serine acetyltransferase; its protein translation is MNTNKYGQPVGFPLPEWQPASFPQLSQLNGQHCKLSPLEIGHCEALFDAFSLATDDRDWTWLGAEKPACLQEMMLWIKNKINDSSLVAWAVTEMKSSRPVGVVCYSCIDPVNGALEIGHVTWSPLMQRTTMGTEAIHLLLKNSFSLGYRRVAWRCDSLNVASRKAAERLGFSFEGRFRQAMTRKQRNRDTDWLSIIDIEWPMVDRALSGWLSPDNFTEGGIQKRSLEAFFKITAVAE
- a CDS encoding Caudovirales tail fibre assembly protein, with amino-acid sequence MKLVNLQRYTPDDYFAGNGVQYFKDDTGKDWFDSLPKFTKKYSLAIENDTGVIRSMSEDVSRLYPVGFTVVDVDSLPDGCDILGGWVFDGKKVIPRPYSQAELSAQAQQTKSKLIESTTKAISPLQDAKDLDIATDDELAKLKEWMVYRVQLNRVDTGIAPNIVWPQPPE